The following are encoded in a window of Sarcophilus harrisii unplaced genomic scaffold, mSarHar1.11, whole genome shotgun sequence genomic DNA:
- the LOC116420442 gene encoding ankyrin repeat domain-containing protein 26-like isoform X1, protein MKKIFDFGKKEQFPPGPSIKLPNFFGDQTSNYIPGYVIQNKDLGKIHQAALLGDVFKVQHLLLLGKNGVNDVDRKKRTCLHLACANGHPDVVSLLIERKCDLNLLDTDHRTPFMKAIQCEEEECATILLQHGADPNIGDGSNNALHYVSYFLGIDLAAKLLHYKADIEAKNKEGLTPLFFAVRGKNCEMAEFLLKNGANVNALDGSKRYSNKSFKIQKQHF, encoded by the exons ATGAAGAAGATTTTTGATTTCGGCAAGAAAGAGCAGTTTCCACCTGGCCCGTCCATCAAGCTGCCGAATTTCTTTGGGGACCAAACGTCCAACTATATCCCAGGATATGTGATCCAGAACAAGGACCTCGGGAAGATCCATCAGGCTGCATTGTTAGGGGATGTGTTCAAAGTGCAGCATCTGCTGCTGCTCGGAAAAAACGGTGTAAACGATGTAGATAGAAAGAAGCG AACATGTCTTCATCTGGCCTGTGCTAATGGACATCCAGATGTTGTATCTCTCTTAATAGAGAGAAAATGTGACCTGAATTTGTTGGACACAGACCATCGAACACCTTTCATGAAG GCAATACAGTGTGAGGAGGAGGAGTGTGCAACTATCTTGCTTCAACATGGTGCAGACCCTAATATTGGGGATGGAAGCAACAATGCTCTTCACTATGTTTCCTATTTTCTGGGAATAGACCTAGCAGCAAAACTGCTTCACTATAAAGCTGATATTGAAGCAAAAAACAAG GAAGGCCTTACGCCACTGTTTTTTGCAGTTAGAGGAAAGAACTGTGAAATGGCAGAATTTCTCCTAAAGAATGGAGCAAATGTTAATGCCTTGGATGGCTCTAAAAGGTACAGtaataaaagctttaaaatacaaaaacaacatTTCTAG
- the LOC116420442 gene encoding ankyrin repeat domain-containing protein 26-like isoform X2 produces the protein MKKIFDFGKKEQFPPGPSIKLPNFFGDQTSNYIPGYVIQNKDLGKIHQAALLGDVFKVQHLLLLGKNGVNDVDRKKRTCLHLACANGHPDVVSLLIERKCDLNLLDTDHRTPFMKAIQCEEEECATILLQHGADPNIGDGSNNALHYVSYFLGIDLAAKLLHYKADIEAKNKERTVKWQNFS, from the exons ATGAAGAAGATTTTTGATTTCGGCAAGAAAGAGCAGTTTCCACCTGGCCCGTCCATCAAGCTGCCGAATTTCTTTGGGGACCAAACGTCCAACTATATCCCAGGATATGTGATCCAGAACAAGGACCTCGGGAAGATCCATCAGGCTGCATTGTTAGGGGATGTGTTCAAAGTGCAGCATCTGCTGCTGCTCGGAAAAAACGGTGTAAACGATGTAGATAGAAAGAAGCG AACATGTCTTCATCTGGCCTGTGCTAATGGACATCCAGATGTTGTATCTCTCTTAATAGAGAGAAAATGTGACCTGAATTTGTTGGACACAGACCATCGAACACCTTTCATGAAG GCAATACAGTGTGAGGAGGAGGAGTGTGCAACTATCTTGCTTCAACATGGTGCAGACCCTAATATTGGGGATGGAAGCAACAATGCTCTTCACTATGTTTCCTATTTTCTGGGAATAGACCTAGCAGCAAAACTGCTTCACTATAAAGCTGATATTGAAGCAAAAAACAAG GAAAGAACTGTGAAATGGCAGAATTTCTCCTAA